GGCAAGAAGAGTACCGGCGTCGCAATCCACCACGTGAACGGCGATACCGAGCGACTCACCGTCGGCCACCTCGTCCTCTGGGGGTGGAACAACTCGGTGTACCGCGTCGAGCGCAACGTCGGGCCGTTCGAAACCTTCCACCAGATGCTCACCGTCTACGGAAGCGACGCCGGGAACCACGGTGCGCTGTTCGAGTTCAACTCCTATTACGGTCCGGCCCAGTACTTCGCAACCATCGCGGCCTATCCCAAGGCGAGTACCAGCGGCCGAAACTCGACGGTTATCCGAACGCGGGGCGGGACGCAGGTGTTCGAGAACCTGAACCTCGGCGGGTCAAGCGGGCAGATTCTCCGGCAGGAGCGCGACGGCAAACCCATCATCAACACCTGCAACTGGGAACCGACCAGACTGGTCGCCACGCCGCCGGCCCTCATGCGACTCGAAGGGGAGATGCCGGTCTCGATTGGACAGGTCCGGCAAGTCGATACCGAAACCTCGTTCAACACGCCGGAGTACGTCTACGAAGTCGCCTACGACGTCTGGAACGGCCACAGACCGGGCAGAAAGATGATGGGACCGTACCTCGGCCAAGAACCGCCGAACGAGAACATCGTCAAACTGACGAGTCCGAATCAACCGCTGAAACCCTCCTTCTACTGGGGACCAGCCAAGGACATCGACGTGGTGCATTCAGGGACGAACACCAGCGGTCTCCGGGCGCTCGGAAGCGCCGGAACCGGAGTCGGATAGTTCGACCGACGAGGCCACCAACGCTTTCCCCTCGCGCGACCAATCTGGCCCCATGGAACTCGGACCCGACGAAGAAGGACAACCCATCGAGGTATCGGTCGAGGACGAACCGCCGGGGATGGAGCGCGTGCGAGTCGTCGCCGACCTCCTCGACGAGGCGATAGAGATTCCGGGCATCAACTACAAAATCGGGCTGGACCCAATCCTCGGTATTCTGCCCGTGGGCGGTGACGCCGTTTCGGCGGCCATCTCGCTCTACATCGTCGCCGAGGGGGCACGGATGGGGGCCTCTCGGGACACCGTGCTGAAGATGCTGTTCAACATCGGCGTGGACACGGTTATCGGTTCGATTCCGGTCCTCGGGACCCTCATCGACGCGGTTTGGAAGGCCAACGAGCGCAACGTCGCCCTGCTGGAAGACGAGTTCAGCGACTCGGTATAGGGACCGAAGCGGTGCGCTAAGTACCCCAAACATAGATATTCATTTTTCTAAGAAATAATTTTATGTCCCTAAAACAATAGAATGTTTCTATAGAACCGCACGTAGCCGACACCGAACGCTGGCACCGACGCTCGACCGTGACCGTGACTCCGACCGCCGTCCAGCGGCGCGAGTTTTCCGCCGCCTAAGCCTGTTATTCTACCAATAACAAAACTCGAACGCACCGATTCGAGGAGCCGTCAGCTATGGATTTCCCCGCTTCGAAGGTAGACTTCTCCGTCAGCGCCCGGCGGCGAAGACTGCTCCGCGTCGGGACGGCCGCAGTCGCCTCGGGCCTCTGGTCTTCCCTCCGCG
This genomic window from Halorussus lipolyticus contains:
- a CDS encoding DUF4112 domain-containing protein produces the protein MELGPDEEGQPIEVSVEDEPPGMERVRVVADLLDEAIEIPGINYKIGLDPILGILPVGGDAVSAAISLYIVAEGARMGASRDTVLKMLFNIGVDTVIGSIPVLGTLIDAVWKANERNVALLEDEFSDSV